Proteins encoded in a region of the Vicia villosa cultivar HV-30 ecotype Madison, WI linkage group LG5, Vvil1.0, whole genome shotgun sequence genome:
- the LOC131601323 gene encoding omega-3 fatty acid desaturase, chloroplastic-like gives MATLFLSECGLRPLPVLYTQPRTSAISSHKPPKFGFLSKTNKRVSLDLGFKARKWELKVSAPLRVSTEEEEEGVRELPEFDPGAPPPFTLADIRAAIPKHCWVKDPWKSMSYVVRDVVVVLGLAVVAAYVNSWFVWPLYWAAQGTMFWGLFVLGHDCGHGSFSNDPKLNSVAGHLLHSSILVPYHGWRISHRTHHQNHGHVENDESWHPLPEKIFKSLDKATKILRFTIPFPMLAYPFYLWSRSPGKSGSHFDPNSDLFVPNERKDVITSTVCWTAMAALLVGLGFVMGPIQLLKLYGIPYMLFVMWLDLVTYLHHHGHEDKLPWYRGQEWSYLRGGLTTLDRDYGLINNIHHDIGTHVIHHLFPQIPHYHLIEATEAAKPVLGKYYREPKKSSPLPFHLIGELIKSMKKDHYVSDTGDIVYYQTDPNLSGSSTSK, from the exons ATGGCCACATTGTTTTTATCAGAATGTGGCTTAAGGCCACTTCCTGTACTGTACACCCAACCTAGAACAAGTGCAATTTCATCTCATAAACCTCCAAAGTTTGGATTTTTaagcaaaacaaacaaaaggGTATCTTTAGATCTTGGGTTTAAGGCAAGAAAGTGGGAGTTGAAAGTGAGTGCTCCTTTGAGAGTTAGtactgaggaagaagaagagggtGTGAGGGAGTTGCCAGAATTTGACCCTGGTGCACCACCTCCTTTTACATTGGCTGATATAAGAGCAGCTATACCTAAACATTGTTGGGTTAAGGATCCTTGGAAGTCTATGAGTTATGTTGTGAGAGATGTTGTTGTGGTTTTGGGTTTGGCTGTTGTTGCTGCTTATGTTAATAGTTGGTTTGTTTGGCCTCTTTATTGGGCTGCTCAAGGGACTATGTTTTGGGGTCTCTTTGTTCTTGGTCATGATTG TGGTCATGGAAGCTTTTCAAACGATCCAAAGCTGAATAGTGTTGCAGGGCATTTGCTGCATTCTTCAATCCTAGTACCATATCATGGATG GAGAATTAGTCATAGAACACATCACCAAAATCACGGCCACGTTGAAAATGACGAATCTTGGCACCCA TTGCCGGAGAAAATCTTCAAGAGCTTGGATAAAGCAACGAAAATTTTAAGATTTACAATACCTTTTCCAATGCTTGCATATCCTTTCTACCTT TGGAGTAGGAGTCCGGGGAAGAGTGGCTCTCACTTTGATCCAAACAGTGACTTGTTTGTcccaaatgaaagaaaagatgtTATTACTTCAACTGTTTGTTGGACAGCTATGGCTGCTTTGCTTGTAGGATTAGGATTCGTTATGGGTCCAATTCAATTACTTAAGCTTTACGGCATTCCTTATATG CTTTTCGTCATGTGGTTGGATTTGGTGACTTATTTGCATCACCATGGTCACGAAGACAAATTACCATGGTATCGTGGACAG GAATGGAGCTACCTAAGAGGCGGACTTACAACTCTTGATCGTGACTATGGATTGATAAATAACATCCATCACGACATCGGAACTCATGTCATTCATCACTTGTTTCCTCAAATCCCACACTACCACTTAATAGAAGCT ACCGAGGCAGCGAAACCAGTTCTTGGAAAATACTACCGGGAGCCGAAGAAATCATCGCCTTTACCATTTCACCTAATTGGAGAGTTAATAAAAAGCATGAAGAAAGACCATTATGTCAGTGACACTGGTGATATTGTTTactaccaaacagaccctaaccTTAGTGGCTCTTCTACATCAAAATAA